A part of Rattus rattus isolate New Zealand chromosome 6, Rrattus_CSIRO_v1, whole genome shotgun sequence genomic DNA contains:
- the LOC116902693 gene encoding olfactory receptor 9A4-like, with protein sequence MFGNHTSATKFYLVGFPGSEKLRHILFATFCFFYLVTLVGNTVIIVIVCVDKRLQSPMYFFLVHLSILEILVTTVIVPVMLWGLLLPGMQVISLAGCVAQLFLQLALGTTEFSLLGAMAVDRYVAVCNPLRYSVIMNSRTCNSVVIVSWVFGFLYQIWPVYATFHLNYCKSNVLDNFFCDRGQLLKLSCNNTIFIEFILFLMAVFVLFGSLIPTIVSYTYIIATILKIPSASGRRKAFSTCASHFTCVVIGYGCCLFLYVKPKQTQAADYNRVVSLMISIVTPFLNPFIFTLRNDKVIEALRDGVNRCYHLFKS encoded by the coding sequence CACATCCTGTTTGCTACCTTCTGCTTCTTCTACTTAGTAACACTAGTGGGAAACACAGTCATCATTGTGATTGTCTGTGTTGATAAACGTCTGCAGTcccccatgtatttcttccttgttcaCCTCTCCATCCTGGAGATCTTGGTCACAACTGTTATTGTGCCGGTGATGCTTTGGGGGCTGCTACTCCCTGGAATGCAAGTTATATCTTTGGCTGGGTGTGTTGCCCAACTTTTTCTGCAACTTGCTCTGGGGACCACAGAGTTTTCTTTGCTTGGAGCCATGGCTGTGGATCGTTATGTAGCTGTCTGCAACCCTTTGAGGTACAGCGTCATCATGAACAGTCGCACCTGCAACTCTGTGGTAATCGTGTCTTGGGTATTTGGCTTCCTTTATCAAATTTGGCCGGTGTATGCCACATTTCACCTTAACTACTGCAAATCAAATGTGTTGGACAATTTCTTCTGTGACCGAGGGCAGTTGCTCAAATTATCCTGCAATAATACTATTTTCATAGAGTTTATCCTCTTTTTAATGGCagtctttgttctttttggttctttgatCCCCACAATTGTCTCCTACACCTATATCATTGCCACCATCCTCAAGATCCCCTCAGCCTCTGGCCGGAGgaaagccttctccacctgtgcTTCCCATTTCACCTGTGTTGTTATTGGCTACGGCTGCTGCTTGTTCCTTTATGTGAAACCTAAGCAGACTCAGGCAGCCGACTACAATAGGGTGGTTTCCTTGATGATTTCGATCGTAACTCCTTTCCTCAACCCTTTCATTTTCACTCTCCGTAATGACAAAGTCATAGAAGCCCTTCGTGATGGAGTGAACCGTTGCTACCACTTATTCAAGAGCTAG